In Solanum stenotomum isolate F172 chromosome 6, ASM1918654v1, whole genome shotgun sequence, one DNA window encodes the following:
- the LOC125866623 gene encoding DEAD-box ATP-dependent RNA helicase 42-like isoform X2, with protein MSRCFPFPPPGYEKKLRPEEGDLLKEEKRKEKKHKKEKKDKEKREGKEKRDRDRSDGKHREKKEKKDKHRDKKEKHKDKKKDKDRDKDKEKSSISEEGRVAVPPGASSGGKFHERDEHKDRQISSEKGTDEHKERHISSEKAKLPNQFHVHHGEKPFKTSISVVEAEDPKFVQELDRRIRDEEKGAQSQLAERSPVEWKRDEKSDRVGIKVFGNLVDREKNKERGSDNNKMDAETFRGEHKIGANATPPSFSTMAKNNFEGFPRPVEQNVGKREETPKPKERRDDKPREKNKDKEREKHSHGKQKDKEKEKKKEEKSKDKNEHKRSRKDKSKDNNKNDFVVLSNNKPPLVSKENTAGTATEGIIKKRKNVETNGFLHESEVRPAKLLRPSSSQQSTQNGKKLDTHPKADMFSSIIQGVAFDIKVENKEHKVNGSIEGQPMFSIKATASSMIPGADQIAETSKKPLFSVKAKDSSVIPGADLIAEASKKPLFSVKAKDSSVIPGAVPIAEASKKPLFSVKAKDSSVIPGADLIAEASKKPLFSVKAKDSSVIPGADQIAEASKRPPHPDSKYLSQILSVPEMDDWSGFDDQEWLSGSKRTLPKSTEMCVDEVKKEHCVWSEALQIDSADICALPYVIPY; from the exons ATGTCGCGCTGTTTTCCGTTTCCACCACCAGGATATGAAAAGAAGCTTAGACCAGAGGAGGGGGACTTATTAAAAGAg GAgaaaagaaaggagaaaaaacataaaaaggaaaagaaagacaaGGAGAAGAGAGAAGGTAAAGAAAAAAGGGATAGAGACAGAAGTGATGGTAAACacagagaaaagaaagagaaaaaggatAAGCACAGGGACAAGAAGGAAAAACACAAGGACAAAAAGAAGGACAAGGACAGGGATAAGGATAAAGAGAAAAGCAGCATCTCTGAGGAGGGAAGAGTTGCTGTTCCACCTGGGGCTTCTAGTGGAGGGAAATTTCATGAGAGAGATGAACATAAAGATAGACAGATCAGCTCAGAGAAAGGGACAGATGAACATAAAGAAAGACACATTAGCTCAGAGAAGGCCAAACTCCCAAATCAGTTTCATGTCCACCATGGAGAGAAGCCCTTTAAGACCAGCATCTCTGTTGTTGAGGCAGAGGACCCAAAATTTGTGCAGGAGTTGGACAGGAGGATCAGAGATGAAGAGAAGGGTGCGCAAAGTCAGTTGGCAGAGAGATCTCCAGTTGAGTGGAAAAGAGATGAAAAGTCAGACAGAGTGGGCATCAAAGTTTTTGGAAATTTGGTTGACAGGGAAAAGAACAAGGAGAGAGGATCTGATAACAATAAGATGGATGCGGAAACATTCAGGGGTGAACATAAAATTGGAGCTAATGCAACACCTCCCAGTTTTTCTACAATGGCCAAGAACAATTTTGAAGGATTTCCCCGACCAGTGGAACAAAATGTTGGGAagagagaggaaacaccgaaaCCTAAGGAAAGACGTGATGACAAGCCAAGAGAAAAAAACAAGGATAAAGAAAGGGAAAAGCACAGTCATGGAAAGCAGAAAGAcaaggaaaaagagaagaaaaaggaagagaagtcGAAGGATAAAAATGAACACAAGAGAAGCCGGAAGGATAAATCAAAAGACAACAATAAGAATGATTTTGTTGTTCTTAGTAACAATAAACCTCCACTTGTGTCCAAGGAAAACACTGCTGGTACGGCCACCGAGGGAATTatcaaaaagagaaagaatGTTGAAACTAATGGTTTCCTGCATG AGAGTGAAGTCAGGCCTGCTAAATTGCTGCGGCCCTCATCCTCTCAGCAGTCAACACAGAATGGAAAGAAATTGGACACTCACCCAAAAGCAGACATGTTTTCTTCTATTATACAGGGAGTTGCTTTTGATATAAAAGTGGAAAATAAGGAGCACAAGGTAAATGGTAGTATAGAAGGTCAGCCCATGTTCAGTATTAAGGCAACGGCTTCATCCATGATTCCTGGTGCTGATCAGATTGCTGAAACATCTAAAAAACCATTATTCAGTGTTAAGGCAAAGGATTCTTCCGTGATTCCTGGTGCTGATTTGATTGCTGAAGCATCTAAAAAACCATTGTTCAGTGTTAAGGCAAAGGATTCTTCCGTGATTCCTGGTGCTGTTCCGATTGCTGAAGCATCTAAAAAACCATTATTCAGTGTTAAGGCAAAGGATTCTTCCGTGATTCCTGGTGCTGATCTGATTGCTGAAGCATCTAAAAAACCATTGTTCAGTGTTAAGGCAAAGGATTCTTCTGTGATTCCTGGTGCTGATCAG ATTGCAGAAGCATCTAAAAGACCTCCTCATCCAGATTCCAAGTATTTAAGCCAGATACTCTCAGTTCCTGAGATGGACGATTGGTCTGGATTTGATGACCAGGAATGGTTGTCCGGAAGCAAAAGAACTCTGCCCAAGAGTACCGAAATGTGTGTAGATGAAGTCAAGAAGGAACATTGTGTATGGTCTGAAGCTTTGCAAATAGACTCTGCTGATATTTGTGCTCTGCCATATGTTATACCTTATTGA
- the LOC125866623 gene encoding DEAD-box ATP-dependent RNA helicase 42-like isoform X4, producing MSRCFPFPPPGYEKKLRPEEGDLLKEEKRKEKKHKKEKKDKEKREGKEKRDRDRSDGKHREKKEKKDKHRDKKEKHKDKKKDKDRDKDKEKSSISEEGRVAVPPGASSGGKFHERDEHKDRQISSEKGTDEHKERHISSEKAKLPNQFHVHHGEKPFKTSISVVEAEDPKFVQELDRRIRDEEKGAQSQLAERSPVEWKRDEKSDRVGIKVFGNLVDREKNKERGSDNNKMDAETFRGEHKIGANATPPSFSTMAKNNFEGFPRPVEQNVGKREETPKPKERRDDKPREKNKDKEREKHSHGKQKDKEKEKKKEEKSKDKNEHKRSRKDKSKDNNKNDFVVLSNNKPPLVSKENTAGTATEGIIKKRKNVETNGFLHESEVRPAKLLRPSSSQQSTQNGKKLDTHPKADMFSSIIQGVAFDIKVENKEHKVNGSIEGQPMFSIKATASSMIPGADQIAETSKKPLFSVKAKDSSVIPGADLIAEASKKPLFSVKAKDSSVIPGADLIAEASKKPLFSVKAKDSSVIPGADQIAEASKRPPHPDSKYLSQILSVPEMDDWSGFDDQEWLSGSKRTLPKSTEMCVDEVKKEHCVWSEALQIDSADICALPYVIPY from the exons ATGTCGCGCTGTTTTCCGTTTCCACCACCAGGATATGAAAAGAAGCTTAGACCAGAGGAGGGGGACTTATTAAAAGAg GAgaaaagaaaggagaaaaaacataaaaaggaaaagaaagacaaGGAGAAGAGAGAAGGTAAAGAAAAAAGGGATAGAGACAGAAGTGATGGTAAACacagagaaaagaaagagaaaaaggatAAGCACAGGGACAAGAAGGAAAAACACAAGGACAAAAAGAAGGACAAGGACAGGGATAAGGATAAAGAGAAAAGCAGCATCTCTGAGGAGGGAAGAGTTGCTGTTCCACCTGGGGCTTCTAGTGGAGGGAAATTTCATGAGAGAGATGAACATAAAGATAGACAGATCAGCTCAGAGAAAGGGACAGATGAACATAAAGAAAGACACATTAGCTCAGAGAAGGCCAAACTCCCAAATCAGTTTCATGTCCACCATGGAGAGAAGCCCTTTAAGACCAGCATCTCTGTTGTTGAGGCAGAGGACCCAAAATTTGTGCAGGAGTTGGACAGGAGGATCAGAGATGAAGAGAAGGGTGCGCAAAGTCAGTTGGCAGAGAGATCTCCAGTTGAGTGGAAAAGAGATGAAAAGTCAGACAGAGTGGGCATCAAAGTTTTTGGAAATTTGGTTGACAGGGAAAAGAACAAGGAGAGAGGATCTGATAACAATAAGATGGATGCGGAAACATTCAGGGGTGAACATAAAATTGGAGCTAATGCAACACCTCCCAGTTTTTCTACAATGGCCAAGAACAATTTTGAAGGATTTCCCCGACCAGTGGAACAAAATGTTGGGAagagagaggaaacaccgaaaCCTAAGGAAAGACGTGATGACAAGCCAAGAGAAAAAAACAAGGATAAAGAAAGGGAAAAGCACAGTCATGGAAAGCAGAAAGAcaaggaaaaagagaagaaaaaggaagagaagtcGAAGGATAAAAATGAACACAAGAGAAGCCGGAAGGATAAATCAAAAGACAACAATAAGAATGATTTTGTTGTTCTTAGTAACAATAAACCTCCACTTGTGTCCAAGGAAAACACTGCTGGTACGGCCACCGAGGGAATTatcaaaaagagaaagaatGTTGAAACTAATGGTTTCCTGCATG AGAGTGAAGTCAGGCCTGCTAAATTGCTGCGGCCCTCATCCTCTCAGCAGTCAACACAGAATGGAAAGAAATTGGACACTCACCCAAAAGCAGACATGTTTTCTTCTATTATACAGGGAGTTGCTTTTGATATAAAAGTGGAAAATAAGGAGCACAAGGTAAATGGTAGTATAGAAGGTCAGCCCATGTTCAGTATTAAGGCAACGGCTTCATCCATGATTCCTGGTGCTGATCAGATTGCTGAAACATCTAAAAAACCATTATTCAGTGTTAAGGCAAAGGATTCTTCCGTGATTCCTGGTGCTGATTTGATTGCTGAAGCATCTAAAAAACCATTGTTCAGTGTTAAG GCAAAGGATTCTTCCGTGATTCCTGGTGCTGATCTGATTGCTGAAGCATCTAAAAAACCATTGTTCAGTGTTAAGGCAAAGGATTCTTCTGTGATTCCTGGTGCTGATCAG ATTGCAGAAGCATCTAAAAGACCTCCTCATCCAGATTCCAAGTATTTAAGCCAGATACTCTCAGTTCCTGAGATGGACGATTGGTCTGGATTTGATGACCAGGAATGGTTGTCCGGAAGCAAAAGAACTCTGCCCAAGAGTACCGAAATGTGTGTAGATGAAGTCAAGAAGGAACATTGTGTATGGTCTGAAGCTTTGCAAATAGACTCTGCTGATATTTGTGCTCTGCCATATGTTATACCTTATTGA
- the LOC125866623 gene encoding DEAD-box ATP-dependent RNA helicase 42-like isoform X3 gives MSRCFPFPPPGYEKKLRPEEGDLLKEEKRKEKKHKKEKKDKEKREGKEKRDRDRSDGKHREKKEKKDKHRDKKEKHKDKKKDKDRDKDKEKSSISEEGRVAVPPGASSGGKFHERDEHKDRQISSEKGTDEHKERHISSEKAKLPNQFHVHHGEKPFKTSISVVEAEDPKFVQELDRRIRDEEKGAQSQLAERSPVEWKRDEKSDRVGIKVFGNLVDREKNKERGSDNNKMDAETFRGEHKIGANATPPSFSTMAKNNFEGFPRPVEQNVGKREETPKPKERRDDKPREKNKDKEREKHSHGKQKDKEKEKKKEEKSKDKNEHKRSRKDKSKDNNKNDFVVLSNNKPPLVSKENTAGTATEGIIKKRKNVETNGFLHESEVRPAKLLRPSSSQQSTQNGKKLDTHPKADMFSSIIQGVAFDIKVENKEHKVNGSIEGQPMFSIKATASSMIPGADQIAETSKKPLFSVKAKDSSVIPGADLIAEASKKPLFSVKAKDSSVIPGADLIAEASKKPLFSVKAKDSSVIPGADQVAGASKKPLSSVKARASSVIPGADQIAEASKRPPHPDSKYLSQILSVPEMDDWSGFDDQEWLSGSKRTLPKSTEMCVDEVKKEHCVWSEALQIDSADICALPYVIPY, from the exons ATGTCGCGCTGTTTTCCGTTTCCACCACCAGGATATGAAAAGAAGCTTAGACCAGAGGAGGGGGACTTATTAAAAGAg GAgaaaagaaaggagaaaaaacataaaaaggaaaagaaagacaaGGAGAAGAGAGAAGGTAAAGAAAAAAGGGATAGAGACAGAAGTGATGGTAAACacagagaaaagaaagagaaaaaggatAAGCACAGGGACAAGAAGGAAAAACACAAGGACAAAAAGAAGGACAAGGACAGGGATAAGGATAAAGAGAAAAGCAGCATCTCTGAGGAGGGAAGAGTTGCTGTTCCACCTGGGGCTTCTAGTGGAGGGAAATTTCATGAGAGAGATGAACATAAAGATAGACAGATCAGCTCAGAGAAAGGGACAGATGAACATAAAGAAAGACACATTAGCTCAGAGAAGGCCAAACTCCCAAATCAGTTTCATGTCCACCATGGAGAGAAGCCCTTTAAGACCAGCATCTCTGTTGTTGAGGCAGAGGACCCAAAATTTGTGCAGGAGTTGGACAGGAGGATCAGAGATGAAGAGAAGGGTGCGCAAAGTCAGTTGGCAGAGAGATCTCCAGTTGAGTGGAAAAGAGATGAAAAGTCAGACAGAGTGGGCATCAAAGTTTTTGGAAATTTGGTTGACAGGGAAAAGAACAAGGAGAGAGGATCTGATAACAATAAGATGGATGCGGAAACATTCAGGGGTGAACATAAAATTGGAGCTAATGCAACACCTCCCAGTTTTTCTACAATGGCCAAGAACAATTTTGAAGGATTTCCCCGACCAGTGGAACAAAATGTTGGGAagagagaggaaacaccgaaaCCTAAGGAAAGACGTGATGACAAGCCAAGAGAAAAAAACAAGGATAAAGAAAGGGAAAAGCACAGTCATGGAAAGCAGAAAGAcaaggaaaaagagaagaaaaaggaagagaagtcGAAGGATAAAAATGAACACAAGAGAAGCCGGAAGGATAAATCAAAAGACAACAATAAGAATGATTTTGTTGTTCTTAGTAACAATAAACCTCCACTTGTGTCCAAGGAAAACACTGCTGGTACGGCCACCGAGGGAATTatcaaaaagagaaagaatGTTGAAACTAATGGTTTCCTGCATG AGAGTGAAGTCAGGCCTGCTAAATTGCTGCGGCCCTCATCCTCTCAGCAGTCAACACAGAATGGAAAGAAATTGGACACTCACCCAAAAGCAGACATGTTTTCTTCTATTATACAGGGAGTTGCTTTTGATATAAAAGTGGAAAATAAGGAGCACAAGGTAAATGGTAGTATAGAAGGTCAGCCCATGTTCAGTATTAAGGCAACGGCTTCATCCATGATTCCTGGTGCTGATCAGATTGCTGAAACATCTAAAAAACCATTATTCAGTGTTAAGGCAAAGGATTCTTCCGTGATTCCTGGTGCTGATTTGATTGCTGAAGCATCTAAAAAACCATTGTTCAGTGTTAAG GCAAAGGATTCTTCCGTGATTCCTGGTGCTGATCTGATTGCTGAAGCATCTAAAAAACCATTGTTCAGTGTTAAGGCAAAGGATTCTTCTGTGATTCCTGGTGCTGATCAGGTTGCTGGAGCATCTAAAAAACCATTGTCCAGTGTTAAGGCAAGGGCTTCTTCTGTTATTCCTGGTGCTGATCAGATTGCAGAAGCATCTAAAAGACCTCCTCATCCAGATTCCAAGTATTTAAGCCAGATACTCTCAGTTCCTGAGATGGACGATTGGTCTGGATTTGATGACCAGGAATGGTTGTCCGGAAGCAAAAGAACTCTGCCCAAGAGTACCGAAATGTGTGTAGATGAAGTCAAGAAGGAACATTGTGTATGGTCTGAAGCTTTGCAAATAGACTCTGCTGATATTTGTGCTCTGCCATATGTTATACCTTATTGA
- the LOC125866623 gene encoding DEAD-box ATP-dependent RNA helicase 42-like isoform X1, which yields MSRCFPFPPPGYEKKLRPEEGDLLKEEKRKEKKHKKEKKDKEKREGKEKRDRDRSDGKHREKKEKKDKHRDKKEKHKDKKKDKDRDKDKEKSSISEEGRVAVPPGASSGGKFHERDEHKDRQISSEKGTDEHKERHISSEKAKLPNQFHVHHGEKPFKTSISVVEAEDPKFVQELDRRIRDEEKGAQSQLAERSPVEWKRDEKSDRVGIKVFGNLVDREKNKERGSDNNKMDAETFRGEHKIGANATPPSFSTMAKNNFEGFPRPVEQNVGKREETPKPKERRDDKPREKNKDKEREKHSHGKQKDKEKEKKKEEKSKDKNEHKRSRKDKSKDNNKNDFVVLSNNKPPLVSKENTAGTATEGIIKKRKNVETNGFLHESEVRPAKLLRPSSSQQSTQNGKKLDTHPKADMFSSIIQGVAFDIKVENKEHKVNGSIEGQPMFSIKATASSMIPGADQIAETSKKPLFSVKAKDSSVIPGADLIAEASKKPLFSVKAKDSSVIPGAVPIAEASKKPLFSVKAKDSSVIPGADLIAEASKKPLFSVKAKDSSVIPGADQVAGASKKPLSSVKARASSVIPGADQIAEASKRPPHPDSKYLSQILSVPEMDDWSGFDDQEWLSGSKRTLPKSTEMCVDEVKKEHCVWSEALQIDSADICALPYVIPY from the exons ATGTCGCGCTGTTTTCCGTTTCCACCACCAGGATATGAAAAGAAGCTTAGACCAGAGGAGGGGGACTTATTAAAAGAg GAgaaaagaaaggagaaaaaacataaaaaggaaaagaaagacaaGGAGAAGAGAGAAGGTAAAGAAAAAAGGGATAGAGACAGAAGTGATGGTAAACacagagaaaagaaagagaaaaaggatAAGCACAGGGACAAGAAGGAAAAACACAAGGACAAAAAGAAGGACAAGGACAGGGATAAGGATAAAGAGAAAAGCAGCATCTCTGAGGAGGGAAGAGTTGCTGTTCCACCTGGGGCTTCTAGTGGAGGGAAATTTCATGAGAGAGATGAACATAAAGATAGACAGATCAGCTCAGAGAAAGGGACAGATGAACATAAAGAAAGACACATTAGCTCAGAGAAGGCCAAACTCCCAAATCAGTTTCATGTCCACCATGGAGAGAAGCCCTTTAAGACCAGCATCTCTGTTGTTGAGGCAGAGGACCCAAAATTTGTGCAGGAGTTGGACAGGAGGATCAGAGATGAAGAGAAGGGTGCGCAAAGTCAGTTGGCAGAGAGATCTCCAGTTGAGTGGAAAAGAGATGAAAAGTCAGACAGAGTGGGCATCAAAGTTTTTGGAAATTTGGTTGACAGGGAAAAGAACAAGGAGAGAGGATCTGATAACAATAAGATGGATGCGGAAACATTCAGGGGTGAACATAAAATTGGAGCTAATGCAACACCTCCCAGTTTTTCTACAATGGCCAAGAACAATTTTGAAGGATTTCCCCGACCAGTGGAACAAAATGTTGGGAagagagaggaaacaccgaaaCCTAAGGAAAGACGTGATGACAAGCCAAGAGAAAAAAACAAGGATAAAGAAAGGGAAAAGCACAGTCATGGAAAGCAGAAAGAcaaggaaaaagagaagaaaaaggaagagaagtcGAAGGATAAAAATGAACACAAGAGAAGCCGGAAGGATAAATCAAAAGACAACAATAAGAATGATTTTGTTGTTCTTAGTAACAATAAACCTCCACTTGTGTCCAAGGAAAACACTGCTGGTACGGCCACCGAGGGAATTatcaaaaagagaaagaatGTTGAAACTAATGGTTTCCTGCATG AGAGTGAAGTCAGGCCTGCTAAATTGCTGCGGCCCTCATCCTCTCAGCAGTCAACACAGAATGGAAAGAAATTGGACACTCACCCAAAAGCAGACATGTTTTCTTCTATTATACAGGGAGTTGCTTTTGATATAAAAGTGGAAAATAAGGAGCACAAGGTAAATGGTAGTATAGAAGGTCAGCCCATGTTCAGTATTAAGGCAACGGCTTCATCCATGATTCCTGGTGCTGATCAGATTGCTGAAACATCTAAAAAACCATTATTCAGTGTTAAGGCAAAGGATTCTTCCGTGATTCCTGGTGCTGATTTGATTGCTGAAGCATCTAAAAAACCATTGTTCAGTGTTAAGGCAAAGGATTCTTCCGTGATTCCTGGTGCTGTTCCGATTGCTGAAGCATCTAAAAAACCATTATTCAGTGTTAAGGCAAAGGATTCTTCCGTGATTCCTGGTGCTGATCTGATTGCTGAAGCATCTAAAAAACCATTGTTCAGTGTTAAGGCAAAGGATTCTTCTGTGATTCCTGGTGCTGATCAGGTTGCTGGAGCATCTAAAAAACCATTGTCCAGTGTTAAGGCAAGGGCTTCTTCTGTTATTCCTGGTGCTGATCAGATTGCAGAAGCATCTAAAAGACCTCCTCATCCAGATTCCAAGTATTTAAGCCAGATACTCTCAGTTCCTGAGATGGACGATTGGTCTGGATTTGATGACCAGGAATGGTTGTCCGGAAGCAAAAGAACTCTGCCCAAGAGTACCGAAATGTGTGTAGATGAAGTCAAGAAGGAACATTGTGTATGGTCTGAAGCTTTGCAAATAGACTCTGCTGATATTTGTGCTCTGCCATATGTTATACCTTATTGA